The following are encoded in a window of Diorhabda sublineata isolate icDioSubl1.1 chromosome 3, icDioSubl1.1, whole genome shotgun sequence genomic DNA:
- the LOC130442007 gene encoding microsomal glutathione S-transferase 1-like, translated as MAQAVPSMMSLENDVFRSYLFYCSILVLKMMVMSIFTSSQRIKYGAFVNPEDVKAFKLKPKTDENVERVRRAHLNDIENIPLFFVSAWLYILTNPVAFVAKTLFLIYTIARIVHTIVYAVFPLPQPARGISWGIGFGITGYMAAISFLQFR; from the exons ATGGCACAAGCGGTACCTTCAATGATGTCATTAGAAAATGATGTTTTtcgttcttatttattttattgttcaattCTAGTTCTTAAAATGATGGTTATGTCGATTTTTACTTCTTCGCAAAGAATTAAATATGGG GCATTTGTTAATCCAGAAGATGTGAAAGCATTCAAGCTGAAACCTAAAACAGATGAGAATGTAGAACGAGTTAGGAG gGCACACTTGAATGACATCGAAAATATTCCGTTATTCTTTGTTAGCGCTTGGTTGTACATCTTGACAAATCCAGTTGCATTCGTCgctaaaactttatttttgatatacacCATAGCCAGGATCGTACACACTATTGTATACGCAGTTTTCCCCCTTCCACAACCCGCTAGGGGAATATCTTGGGGTATTGGATTTGGAATCACTGGATATATGGCAGCTATCAGTTTCCTCCAGTTCAGATAA